The following proteins come from a genomic window of Tepidiforma thermophila:
- a CDS encoding type II toxin-antitoxin system HicB family antitoxin: MAARYTGVLARDAEGWYTATCPAMPGAVAEAASRDEAIDGLLRALAAWLDAAARRGERPRDETPELVADAVAGALRDLAAEGAPLVVETIALSLPAAQVA; the protein is encoded by the coding sequence ATGGCCGCCCGGTACACCGGAGTCCTCGCCCGCGACGCCGAGGGGTGGTACACCGCTACCTGCCCGGCGATGCCCGGCGCCGTCGCCGAGGCCGCGAGCCGCGACGAGGCCATCGATGGACTGCTACGCGCGCTCGCGGCATGGCTCGATGCGGCCGCCCGCCGCGGGGAGCGCCCGCGCGATGAGACGCCCGAACTTGTGGCCGATGCGGTTGCCGGAGCGCTCCGCGACCTTGCCGCGGAAGGCGCCCCGCTGGTGGTCGAAACCATCGCACTCAGCCTGCCCGCGGCGCAGGTTGCGTGA
- a CDS encoding type II toxin-antitoxin system HicA family toxin, translating into MSRLAGFSAREVGRVAERLGWQLERQSGSHLVYVPPSQGLPILVVPNHRELRPGTVRALIRAMGIDVDTFLQIAGR; encoded by the coding sequence GTGAGCCGCCTGGCCGGGTTCTCCGCGCGCGAGGTCGGCCGGGTTGCCGAGCGGCTCGGCTGGCAGCTCGAACGGCAATCCGGGTCGCACCTGGTGTACGTTCCGCCCTCGCAGGGGCTCCCCATCCTCGTTGTGCCCAACCACCGCGAACTGCGTCCCGGCACGGTCCGTGCCCTGATCCGCGCCATGGGAATCGACGTCGACACCTTCCTGCAGATCGCCGGGCGGTGA